The following is a genomic window from Variovorax paradoxus.
GGCGCGGGCGGTCAGGCGACGGACATTGCCATTCAGGCGCAAGAGATCATCAAGGCCAGGCATCGCATTGCGCACGAAATCGCGCGCGAAACCGGCAAGCCGATCGACGTGGTGCATCAAGGCCAGGCATCGCATTGCGCACGAAATCGCGCGCGAAACCGGCAAGCCGATCGACGTGGTGCTGGCCGACATCGAGCGCGACCGCTGGCTCTCGGCCGAGGAAGCGGTCGAATACGGCCTGGTCTCGCGCATCATCCAGCGCAAGACCGAGCTGCGGTAATTCAGCGGCGCTGGTGACTTACTTGGGCTTGTAGGCCACCACGTCGATCTCGACCTTGGCGTCGACCATCAAGCGCGCCTCGGTGGTCGAGCGCGCCGGCTTGTTTTCACCGAAATAGCTCATGTAGATGCGGTTGAAGGCACCAAAGTCGCGCGCGTCGTGCAGCCACACGGTGCTCTTGCACACGTCGTCGAGCGTGGCGCCGGCCAGTGCGAGCACCTTCTTCAGGTTTTCCATTACCTGGCGCGTTTGCGCCTCGATGCCGCCCACCACGATTTCGCCCTCGGCGTTGGCGGGCACCTGGCCCGACACGTAGATGAAATCGCCCGCGCGCACGGCGGGGGAGAAGGGGCGGGCCTGGCGGTCCGAGGCGACGGGCGGGGCGCCGAGGTATTCGAGCGGCATGGGAAAACTCCTGGAGTGAAAAAAGAAGGGAGGAAAGAGGATCGCAAGTATCGATCCAATCTGAAAATTAGTTTCAGAAAAGCCATCAAACAAGGGTTAACACGGATGATTTGGCATGAATACTGCTTCAAAGTCCGGGCCGAAAAGAAAATTTCTTTCACAACCTGCCCGCCCCATGAAGGAGTTCCCCATGCCTCACGCCGGTCTTGTCCAGCGCCTGCCGCACCTGTCCAAGCGCAGCCTCCTGGGCGCTTCCCTGCTTGCGCTGCTGTGCGCCGCGCTGCCCCATCAGCAGGCGCAAGCCCAGGGCCCGCGCAACTTTGCCACCCTGGCAATGGTGGCCGAGCCGCAGACGCTCGACCCGATGGCTTCGACCGCCGACCTGGTCGGAACCATCATGCAGCACGTGTACGAAACGCTGTACACCTTCGACGCCAAGTGGAACGTGGTGCCCATGCTGGCCGAGACCATGCCGAAGATCTCAGCCGACGGCAAGACCTACGCCATCACCCTGCGCAAGGGCGTCATGCTGCACAACGGCCGCGAACTCACGGCCGACGACGTGGTGGCCAGCCTGCAGCGCTGGATGGACCAGTCGCCGCGCGGCAAGGCCGTGGGCAAGGAAATCGAAAGCCTCAAGGCCAAGGGCCCGCTGGGCGTGGAGATCGTGCTGAAGGCGCCGTATGCGCCGCTGCTGTCGCAGCTTGCGCTGCCGAGCGGCATGGCCGCCATCATGGCGAAGGACTCTTTCGCCTCGCCGCTGAAGGACTTCGTCGGCACCGGGCCCTACAAGTTCAAGGAGCGCCGGCCCGACCAGTTCGTGCTGCTCACGCGCTTCGACAAATACGCAGCGCGCAAGGAGCCCGCAAGCGGCTACGGCGGCAAGCGCGAAGCCGCCATTGAAGAACTGCGCTTCGTGCCCGTGCCCAACGCCAGCACGCGCGTCGAAGGCGCCCTGGCCGGCCAGTACGACTTTGCCGACCTGCTGCCAGTAGAGGCATTGCCCCGGCTCGAGAAGGCTGGCGGCAAGACCGTGCCGATCATGACGCCGTCGTTCGGCTTTCCGTACCTGGTGCTCAACACCAAGGAAGGCGTTGCTTCCAACCAGGCCATCCGCCAGGCCATTCAAACGGCGCTCGGCGAGGGCGAGATGCTCGCGGCCGGCTTTGGCGACACGCGCTTCTTCGTGGCCGAGGGCAACCACTTTCCGAAGGGCTCGCCGTTCTATTCGGCGGCCGGCGCCACGCTGTACAACGAACGCAACGCGCCCAAGGCCAAGGAGGCCGCGGCCAAGGCCGGCTACAAGGGTGAGCCGATCCGCGTGCTCACCAGCCGCCAGTACGACTTTCACTACAACATGTCGCTCCTGATGGCCGAGCAGCTCAAGCGCGCCGGCTTCAAGGTCGACCTCAACGTGGTCGACTGGGCCACGCTGGTGCAGCGCCGCAACGACCCCAAGCTCTGGGACATCTACGTCACCCATTCGGGCCA
Proteins encoded in this region:
- a CDS encoding RidA family protein; protein product: MPLEYLGAPPVASDRQARPFSPAVRAGDFIYVSGQVPANAEGEIVVGGIEAQTRQVMENLKKVLALAGATLDDVCKSTVWLHDARDFGAFNRIYMSYFGENKPARSTTEARLMVDAKVEIDVVAYKPK
- a CDS encoding ABC transporter substrate-binding protein, with product MPHAGLVQRLPHLSKRSLLGASLLALLCAALPHQQAQAQGPRNFATLAMVAEPQTLDPMASTADLVGTIMQHVYETLYTFDAKWNVVPMLAETMPKISADGKTYAITLRKGVMLHNGRELTADDVVASLQRWMDQSPRGKAVGKEIESLKAKGPLGVEIVLKAPYAPLLSQLALPSGMAAIMAKDSFASPLKDFVGTGPYKFKERRPDQFVLLTRFDKYAARKEPASGYGGKREAAIEELRFVPVPNASTRVEGALAGQYDFADLLPVEALPRLEKAGGKTVPIMTPSFGFPYLVLNTKEGVASNQAIRQAIQTALGEGEMLAAGFGDTRFFVAEGNHFPKGSPFYSAAGATLYNERNAPKAKEAAAKAGYKGEPIRVLTSRQYDFHYNMSLLMAEQLKRAGFKVDLNVVDWATLVQRRNDPKLWDIYVTHSGQFPEPMLSPPQLGDGAPGWWDSPAKKAALQAFNVESDPAKRGALWGKVQQVVYEEVPYINVGKFNGLSAKSPALDNYQPATWPFFWNARIK